The window TGGTGCTGCCAGCACGACGGGAGGAGCCGACGACGAGCTGACGACGACGAACGTGGCGGAGATGGACGTAGACATGGCGAAGAACGGCTCCACGAGCAGCAGCGGCAGCAGCGCCGGCGGCCGGGCGCCCGCCGAGATCGACGAGGGTCTGTATTCGCGGCAGCTCTACGTCCTAGGACACGACGCCATGCGCCGCATGGCGTCCTCGGACGTACTCATCTCCGGCCTCGGCGGTCTTGGTGTAGAGATCGCCAAGAACGTCATCCTCGGCGGCGTCAAGTCCGTCACGCTGCACGACCACGCCGTGTGCAAGCTGGCCGATCTGGGCTCGCAGTTTTATCTCACCGAGGCGGACGTaggtgagagaaagagaaagagagagagagagagagagagagaagagcgtAAGCGCGCGGAATAACGCCGGTCGGAAACACGTGAGACACACTGAAGATTGTGAAAAGCACGCGCCTTTCTTTTCATCTCTTCACGTAGTCAATCCTAAGATTCTTGGATTTAAAaccaatattatataaatgtagcatatgttaatttaatttttttttctcgtaaagAAAAAGGTTTTCtggggaaaagaaaaatacagtaTCATGTTATTCGAAaaagaatagataaaaaaaagtttataatgtTCTCCACATATATATAGTTGTTTTGACTCTTCACCTTGAAAATGAAATTTGATATCACAGGTGGTGTTACATATTATGAATTCAAAATgaaatcaattttacatattgacaggaaaaaggaaaagaagattaaagcttcttttatttatcagaaatttgGCTCTGATTCCCGGCGATAAGCCCATGCATTTCTAATCTATGGAATGATAAGATTCAAATTGAGATAAAGCATAGTTGTTGTGCTATTGTTGAACTTGTTATTGTTGAGCAAGTTATAATTCTATTGCATCATCCAGTTAACATGGTTGTCATTGTTCTTGggatctaataaaaatatgcaaaactGTAAACTGTACACACTATTAATGCAAGTCATCATGAAAAGGTTGCCTTGCAAAATATCACTTGAGCGACTTCAGTAACATACTTCAATaacatactttttgttttgTGTCGATTTTAAGGCACCAGTtagaatgtataaaaaaaagatttttagacatatattaaacaatacgttaaattaaaggcataaaatattgatatatatatatgtattaaattaatacacacAACTTGGCAAAATTAAATGTCTAATTcatatgcaaatatttaaaaaatttgaatagcagattaaaaatattgaaatttataattaaaattttgtttaatttataattttaaatttataaaaaatattcttgccTGTGATCCAagtttatcatttataaagTGTTATCATGTGTTAATATTATCGAAATTAGACTATTATTTTAGCTTGATAATTATTTcagtttgataattaattgataatatgcATAATAGAACTATCCTTTTCAACATTTTACTGGATTTGCTCGACAGGTAAGAATCGTGCGGCGGCGTGTTGTCAACGGCTGTCAGAGTTGAACAATTACGTGCCTACTCGTCACTATTCTGGTCCGCTGACTGAGGCGTACATCCAACAGTTCAAGGTAGTGGTGTTGACGGAGACACCGCTGGCTGAACAATTGCGTATCTCGCAGATTACTCATGCCAACGACATTGCCCTGATACTCGCCGACACCCGCGGCCTCTTCTCGCAGGTATTCTGCGACTTTGGCAAGACGTTTACAGTGGTGGACACGAATGGCGAGCCACCGGTGAATGCGATGATCGCCAGCATCTCTCACGATAGCGAGGGCGTCGTCACGTGTCTCGATGACACTCGTCATGGCATGGAGGACGGCGACTACGTGACATTTTCCGAGGTGCAGGGCATGACTGAGCTGAATGGGTGCGAGCCGATCAAGATCAAAGTGTTGGGGCCATACACTTTCAGCATTGGCGACACTTCCAGGTACAGGCAGCTATTGTCTTACTAGAATTTGGAATTTTGATCACGCGTATCTTGCTCGGCCaagtttgataataataattaacaataatagtttattataattaatgcaatattttttattttgttgaaattccTCGATCTAATCCAACGAATATTGTCAGGTTCTCCGAGTATGTTCGTGGTGGTATCGTGACCCAGGTGAAGATGCCCAAAACCTTGCACTTCGATCCATTGAAAACGGCCCTGAATGAACCTAAGTTTCTCGTCACGGATTTCGGCAAATTTGACTATCCGCAACAACTTCATTTGGCCTTTATAACGCTGCATCAGTACGTGACCGAGAGGGGCACTTTGCCGCGACCATGGAACCAGTCAGATGCCGGTGAATTTATCGCCATTGCCGAACAGGTCAAGAGCGCCTATGGTTTTGGAGATATGGAGATCAATGACGAGTTACTGCGCACGTTTGCTAAGGTGGCTGCTGGCGATTTGAATCCTATGAACGCTACGATCGGTGGTATCGTTGCCCAAGAAGTGATGAAAGCCTGCTCCGGCAAGTTCCATCCTATCTATCAATGGTTGTACTTCGATGCCATCGAATGTCTGCCCGCTGACCGCTCAGAGCTCACCGAGGAGGATTGCTGTGCCACGGGATCTCGTTATGATTCTCAGGtgtgatattaattaatatttgattaaattttttttaatttcatagaatataaagaatgaatattaaactgtttattgataataaagtaatttgataatcacattttaatgtatgaataaaacatttaaatttactagTCAGTATAATCgtcaattttgatattttttctcagGTGGCTGTTTTCGGCAAGAATTTCCAATCCAAGATCGGCAACTTGAAGTACTTTGTGGTCGGTGCTGGCGCAATCGGTTGTGAATTATTGAAGAATTTTGCAATGATCGGCGTTGGCGCGGAGAATGGTTGTGTCACAGTGACAGATATGGACTTGATCGAAAAATCCAATTTGAATCGACAGTTTCTCTTCAGACCGTCGGACGTGCAGCAATCTAAATCGTCGACGGCGGCCAGAGTCGTCAAGGGCATGAATCCCGACATGAATGTAATTGCACACGAGAATCGAGTGTGCCCGGAAACGGAGAAGACCTATAACGATTATTTCTTCGAGGTGCTGGACGGCGTGGCAAACGCGCTCGACAACGTAAACGCTCGTATTTATATGGATCGTCGTTGCGTATACTATCGTAAACCCCTACTAGAATCCGGTACGCTTGGCACTAAGGGCAACACCCAGGTAGTGGTGCCGTTCCTCACTGAATCATACAGTTCGTCGCAGGACCCACCGGAGAAGAGCATTCCCATCTGTACTCTCAAAAATTTCCCCAATGCCATCGAACATACTTTACAATGGGCACGCGACAACTTCGAAGGCTTGTTCCGTCAGTCAGCAGAAAACGCGGCGCAGTACATTTCCGACCCACAGTTTGTCGAGCGGACGCTCAAGTTGCCCGGTGTGCAGCCCCTCGAGGTGTTGGAGTCCGTCAAGACGGCGCTAGTCGATGAGAGACCGAGCAACTTCGCTGATTGCGTGGCATGGGCTCGCTGCCACTGGCAGGAACAATATAGCAATCAAATTCGTCAGCTGTTATTCAACTTTCCGCCCGAGCAAGTGACTTCGAGCGGTCAGCCCTTCTGGTCCGGCCCAAAACGCTGTCCAGAGCCATTAGTCTTTGATGTTAATGACCCCCTACATATAGATTACATTGTTGCCGGTGCCAATCTCAAGGCCAAAGTTTATGGAATACCTACGAATCGCGATAGAGAAGAGGTCGCCAGGATTCTTGCTACTGTCAAAGTACCAGACTTCACACCAAAATCTGGCGTAAAAATCGCCGAAACAGACTCACAGgtagaaaacaaattttttatcaagtgttatttaaaattagaaattcttgaaaattttagtaaaagaaAGTCAAAATTTGGTTAATAGCTTTATATAAtctagaaattattaaatattaaaaatactttaaaccagaaatttttaactagTGTAATTTTGCAACGTTGAAAGAGAATTAAAAGATTGACCATGTTTTTAGGTACAAGTGTCGAATGGTAGCGGCAACATCGATCACGAACGATTGACGCAGCTACAGGAGGAACTGCCGAAGATGGAGGAGCTGAACGGCCTGACAATTCACCCGCAAGAATTCGAAAAGGACGACGACACTAACTTCCACATAGATTTCATTGTCGCCGCGTCAAATTTGCGTGCCACCAACTATAAAATCTCGCCGGCGGATCGGCATAAGAGTAAACTGATCGCCGGTAAGATCATCCCGGCGATCGCCACTACCACCTCGGTAGTGGCCGGCCTCGTCTGCCTGGAACTGTACAAGTTGACGCGTGGTGTGCGCGACTTGTCGCTGTACAAGAACGGCTTTGTGAATCTGGCGCTACCGTTCTTCGGTTTCAGCGAACCGATCGCTGCCCCCAAGCTCAAGTACTATGACATCGAGTGGACGTTGTGGGACCGTTTTGAAGTAAAAGGCGAGTTGACGCTAAAGGAGTTCCTCGATTATTTCAAAGAACACCACAATTTGGAAGTGACAATGTTATCACAAGGTATCTGCATGCTGTACTCATTCTTCATGGCAAAGCCCAAGTGCCAGGAACGTATGGGCCTGCTCATGTCGGAAGTGGTGAAGAAGGTGTCGAAGAAGAAGCTCGAGCCGCATGTGCGCGCTCTCGTGTTCGAATTGTGTTGCAACGACGAGGACGGGAACGACGTCGAGGTGCCGTACGTGCGCTACACCCTACCCTGACTCGTTCGTGCGGCTCCCGATCGCGTCAGATGATGTCTACTTAACTGAGACATTTAGCCGTACATAGTGATTTCtacaaatttctattttacgaCGATGTAATACATACAGGAGACATTATTGCTGCTGATTCTCGTCTATGAATGTCTGTGTGAGGCACTCTTTCTTTCTATATACAGATTTCTcctcttttactttttttttctgtcagaTATGCGAGAATTCTCACGCGTTACTACCGCCAGCGCTTAGTAGTAGTGATTTTGAACAGCGAATGCGCCAGAGCGAGATTAGATTCTTCGTTTTATTTAGGGAATGAAATTCGCAAACGAATTTGACCTCCTGTCCTTCACGATCGTCGGATTATGATATCAGAAGCGTAAAATTGCACGAATActcttattatttgaattgcCGTTCTTTCGCTTAAGAACAAGCATCGAATAtccaattttcttattttctatgaaacattttatgattttttttacgaatataACGAATGTAATATCtacaataaagaatataataaaaagaaataaattaatgacgTATCATGTActtgttatttaaatcaaataaattaatgggTTATAAAGATactcattaatatatttaactagattctaaaaaaatgaTCTATGTGTATGCATACAAATTTCTTACTCTCTTCGAATTTACATCTTAACATATAACGAAAATAGATCGGTTCTTATTTCTCTGATGTCATAATCCGATATACACGATTCCAATGGGCGAATTTGCGGAGTCTCGACTGTTggctaaatttaatttctcatcCTTCGCTCGGTTATATTTTGATCAGTTTGCTCGCGATGCGCCCCAACGCGATTGTGATTCAAttgagggaaaaaaaagaagaaaaaaaaatagaaggcAAATGCTAGATTTCTacgaggagaaagaggaggaggataTCTTTGATGGGACTGTGTGACTCTTTTTTTCGACTCTGCAAACGTGCGTGCCGCTTTGTCTTTGTAAAAATCTCATGCAAATCAAATTGGAGAAAAatgaatcttattttatttcttctgaGGTTTCTTTCAGTCCGTTGTATTATCAAACTTAGTCTCATTAGAAAGATACTATTGAATAATCAGCCTCGGATTGTTAATGAACACACAATatgtctcattttttttctcttcctcttttcttcctttttttctttgttttctaaGCAGATAATCATCTCAACAGGAACGAGGAAGTAACCGCGTGACCAGGTCCTTGAATATAGTATTTCTTTTCTCGTCTACTTTTTTCCTAACGTTTTCACAAGAGTCTGTATGCATTAAGGGCTTATATAGTTATAGATCTTACATTACCAAATACGCTTTTTCCCTTTAGATAGAAGGAGACAGTTAATGTGTTGTttcttctatctttattttttctgaaagtGTTACAAAGTGCAGACGGAAACATAAGGAcacagtttttattaaatcttgatTTTAGTCAGAAGGCGTATCTAGTAATATAAGATCTTTATACATAGTCGATTCAGTTACATCGTTCACCTGATTTATCTGCTTTGCAACGTCTTTCtcgaataataatgataatataataataatacagtagtactagtaataataataataattataattataataatggatAAACTATTGGCTAAGGCTGGTTGTTGTTACGACGTATACActgcatttaaatttataaaaagatgtctttggaagaaagagaagcttctttaaaaacagaaagcaaaaagaaaataaaaaataaggacACTTTAGACCAAGGGAGATAACAAACATAAAAGGaaagatattttgttaattttaggATATAATggcgatatttattatatataaatatatataaatatatcaattcaTCGATAGCAAATAGATGTGTTTGGATTTCAAGaagtaatgaaataataatgaaaataaaatggcaAGTGCACGCCTCCTCATGTTTTATGCCATTTTCAAGCGGACGACCTAATCTTTGACCGATCTCGAGGACATGGTTTTCGTAGAAAGGAGAAAGTTTctggaattttttatatgataatttttctgtCATCTGTACATTGTGGTACTTAAAAgttatacagaaaaatttaagatattgatataaaaacatCGCGTTctatatattcaatttattcatatttacaattattctaTTCGAGATTCATCAGGTTTTCCATAAGTTCATGCGTGCCAGAGAGGaaccaggggctcgattcttgaattcattcgcaagagaaacgtattcgcaaattctgttcttgcagaaaagttggaaccttattggctatcgtatgacctttaaccaataaacttgcactTTTCTGTTGGAgtgggtatttgcgcatacgtttctcttgcgaataaattcaagaattgagc of the Monomorium pharaonis isolate MP-MQ-018 chromosome 11, ASM1337386v2, whole genome shotgun sequence genome contains:
- the LOC105830296 gene encoding ubiquitin-like modifier-activating enzyme 1 gives rise to the protein MSSAEVAESSVDPPAKKRRVGAASTTGGADDELTTTNVAEMDVDMAKNGSTSSSGSSAGGRAPAEIDEGLYSRQLYVLGHDAMRRMASSDVLISGLGGLGVEIAKNVILGGVKSVTLHDHAVCKLADLGSQFYLTEADVGKNRAAACCQRLSELNNYVPTRHYSGPLTEAYIQQFKVVVLTETPLAEQLRISQITHANDIALILADTRGLFSQVFCDFGKTFTVVDTNGEPPVNAMIASISHDSEGVVTCLDDTRHGMEDGDYVTFSEVQGMTELNGCEPIKIKVLGPYTFSIGDTSRFSEYVRGGIVTQVKMPKTLHFDPLKTALNEPKFLVTDFGKFDYPQQLHLAFITLHQYVTERGTLPRPWNQSDAGEFIAIAEQVKSAYGFGDMEINDELLRTFAKVAAGDLNPMNATIGGIVAQEVMKACSGKFHPIYQWLYFDAIECLPADRSELTEEDCCATGSRYDSQVAVFGKNFQSKIGNLKYFVVGAGAIGCELLKNFAMIGVGAENGCVTVTDMDLIEKSNLNRQFLFRPSDVQQSKSSTAARVVKGMNPDMNVIAHENRVCPETEKTYNDYFFEVLDGVANALDNVNARIYMDRRCVYYRKPLLESGTLGTKGNTQVVVPFLTESYSSSQDPPEKSIPICTLKNFPNAIEHTLQWARDNFEGLFRQSAENAAQYISDPQFVERTLKLPGVQPLEVLESVKTALVDERPSNFADCVAWARCHWQEQYSNQIRQLLFNFPPEQVTSSGQPFWSGPKRCPEPLVFDVNDPLHIDYIVAGANLKAKVYGIPTNRDREEVARILATVKVPDFTPKSGVKIAETDSQVQVSNGSGNIDHERLTQLQEELPKMEELNGLTIHPQEFEKDDDTNFHIDFIVAASNLRATNYKISPADRHKSKLIAGKIIPAIATTTSVVAGLVCLELYKLTRGVRDLSLYKNGFVNLALPFFGFSEPIAAPKLKYYDIEWTLWDRFEVKGELTLKEFLDYFKEHHNLEVTMLSQGICMLYSFFMAKPKCQERMGLLMSEVVKKVSKKKLEPHVRALVFELCCNDEDGNDVEVPYVRYTLP